In Musa acuminata AAA Group cultivar baxijiao chromosome BXJ2-10, Cavendish_Baxijiao_AAA, whole genome shotgun sequence, a genomic segment contains:
- the LOC135624703 gene encoding probable protein phosphatase 2C 39: MGAEISLEERARHNHQCTRSLPFLCSEKMEEFEKSPKSSSDLNVSFGYQCSAYQSSLCSSEVNYKFELSSGVNIQESNINKMRNSSFSCLSGAALSANHTLANTNICNGVIGEEILPELDSPQSFKRVLSSASLSRLDLHSPSSPSDSGTLEGVRSSSFLNAMDVQMAGGAAGEDRVQAVCSEENGWLFCGVYDGFNGRDAADFLAGTLYENIGYNLFLLECKINQQNNEKNVQHPSGGRTTKSELSLAIESLNNKLKPNLSLNSTEECSTESFRLGVLNCLTSALVQAENDFMYRVEQEMDDRPDLVSVGSCVLTVLLHGMVLYAMNLGDSRAVLATSSLIKDDPPRAIQLTETHTLDNEEEYRRILADHPDDPSPVTGGRVKGKLKLTRAFGVGYLKKRNLNDALMGILRVRDLRSPPYVYTHPFTTSHEVSENDLFVVLGSDGLFDFYTNDEVVQLVHQFIEDHPFDDPAKHLIEQLLLRAAENAGLTTEELMNIPLGRRRKYHDDVTVIVIILGNKQRTSKASTAI, encoded by the exons ATGGGAGCAGAAATTTCTCTTGAAGAAAGAGCCAGGCACAACCATCAATGCACGAGAAGCCTCCCATTTCTATGTTCTGAGAAAATGGAGGAATTTGAGAAAAGTCCCAAATCTTCAAGTGACCTCAATGTCAGCTTTGGCTACCAGTGCAGTGCCTATCAAAGCAGTCTTTGTTCTTCTGAAGTTAATTATAAGTTTGAACTCTCTTCTGGTGTTAATATCCAAGAATCTAACATCAACAAGATGCGGAATAGTTCTTTCTCTTGTTTGTCTGGTGCTGCGCTCAGTGCAAATCATACCTTGGCAAACACAAATATATGCAATGGTGTCATTGGAGAGGAGATTTTACCTGAGCTAGATTCACCGCAGTCTTTCAAAAGGGTGTTATCTTCTGCATCTCTTTCAAGGCTGGACTTGCATTCACCATCTTCTCCCTCTGACAGTGGCACACTTGAAGGGGTTCGATCATCGAGCTTTTTAAATGCTATGGATGTACAAATGGCTGGTGGAGCAGCCGGGGAAGACCGCGTACAAGCAGTATGTTCTGAAGAGAATGGATGGCTCTTCTGTGGAGTATATGATGGTTTTAATGGACGGGATGCTGCTGATTTTTTAGCTGGAACACTTTATGAAAACATAGGCTATAACCTATTCCTGTTGGAGTGCAAGATTAATCAACAAAATAATGAGAAAAATGTTCAACATCCATCCGGAGGACGCACCACTAAAAGTGAGCTGTCTTTGGCCATCGAGAGCTTAAACAACAAGTTGAAGCCAAACTTGTCACTGAATTCTACAGAAGAATGCTCAACTGAGTCATTTCGGCTTGGTGTCCTGAATTGCCTTACTAGCGCCTTAGTCCAAGCTGAAAATGATTTCATGTATAGGGTTGAGCAAGAAATGGATGATCGCCCTGATCTAGTTTCTGTTGGCTCTTGTGTCCTAACGGTGCTTCTTCATGGGATGGTCTTGTATGCTATGAATCTAGGAGACAGTAGAGCTGTGTTGGCTACAAGTAGTCTCATTAAAGATGATCCACCTCGAGCTATTCAATTAACTGAAACTCATACACTTGATAATGAGGAGGAATATAGAAGAATTTTAGCTGATCATCCTGATGATCCTTCTCCCGTAACTGGCGGAAGAGTGAAAGGAAAGCTGAAGCTTACTCGTGCATTTGGTGTTGGTTATTTGAAAAAG AGAAATTTAAATGATGCTCTCATGGGAATTCTTCGTGTTCGTGACTTGCGTAGCCCACCATATGTTTATACTCATCCATTCACCACAAGCCACGAGGTTTCGGAGAATGACTTGTTTGTTGTTTTGGGAAGTGATGGATTGTTTGATTTCTACACAAACGATGAAGTTGTGCAACTGGTTCATCAGtttatagaggatcatccatttgATGATCCAGCAAAGCATTTGATTGAGCAGCTTTTGCTAAGAGCTGCAGAAAATGCAG GTCTTACGACTGAAGAACTGATGAACATTCCTCTTGGGAGGAGGAGAAAGTATCATGACGATGTTACTGTCATCGTGATCATTCTAGGTAATAAgcaaagaacttcaaaggcatccACAGCAATTTAG
- the LOC135624704 gene encoding nascent polypeptide-associated complex subunit beta-like, producing MNVEKLMKMAGAVRTGGKGSMRRKKKAVHKTTTTDDKRLQSTLKRIGVNAIPAIEEVNIFKDDLVIQFVNPKVQASIAANTWVVSGSPQTKKLQDLLPGIINQLGPDNLENLKRLAEHLQKQAPGTGPAAKQDDDEDDVPELVPGETFEAAADENQAS from the exons ATGAATGTGGAGAAGCTCATGAAGATGGCCGGTGCTGTTCGCACTGGTGGAAAGGGCAGTATGCGCAG GAAGAAGAAGGCAGTTCACAAGACTACAACAACAGACGATAAGAGGCTACAGAGCACATTGAAAAGAATAGGCGTAAATGCCATTCCTGCTATAGAAGAAGTCAACATTTTTAAGGATGATCTTGTTATTCAGTTTGTTAACCCTAAGG TGCAAGCTTCTATTGCAGCCAATACATGGGTTGTTAGTGGCTCTCCTCAGACAAAAA AACTTCAAGATCTGCTACCTGGGATCATTAACCAACTCG GGCCCGATAACTTAGAGAACCTGAAGAGGCTTGCAGAGCACTTGCAGAAACAGGCACCGGGTACAGGTCCCGCTGCAAAGCAGgatgatgatgaggatgatgTCCCTGAACTGGTGCCTGGAGAGACATTTGAAGCAGCTGCTGATGAAAATCAAGCTTCGTAG